The following nucleotide sequence is from Methanococcus voltae.
TAGATTTAAATTTTGGTACTTATTAAGGGATTTATAAAATAGTTGACACAATATCTCTTAAATTATAATATTGTTTTAAATATATTAAGTATTTAATAATTGGTAATGTAATAATAATGATTAAAAAAATATCTATAATCGTATTATCATAATTTTTATTATAATTTGATTATATATTTTATCGTATTGGTGAAATTATGACGCAAATGACTGAAGCTATTAAAAGTAATGTTACGGAAGAAATGAAATACGTAGCAGAACAAGAAAATATGGATATAAATCAACTTAGAAAACTTATTGCCAAAGGATATGTAGTTATTCCTAAAAATATAAATAGAGATACTAAACCTGTTGGAATTGGTGAAGGTTTATCCACAAAGGTTAATGTAAATTTAGGTACATCTCCAGATTGTATCGATATCGATTCAGAATTGAGAAAAGTTGCTATTTCAAATAAATACGGTGCAGACGCAATAATGGACTTAAGTACTGGCGGTAATTTACCTGAAATAAGAAAGGAAATAATGTCCAATACTAATTTACCAATTGGTACTGTTCCTATTTATGAAGTTGGGGTTGACGCTAAAAATAAATACGGAAAAGTTGTAGATATGGACGAAGATTTAATCTTTAACGTTATAGAAAGACAAGCTAAAGAAGGCGTTGACTTTATGACCTTACATTGCGGTATCACAAAACAAAGCGTTCAAGCACTTAAAAATGATGAAAGAGTCATGGGCGTAGTAAGTAGGGGTGGAGCTTTCTTAACTGCTTATATTATGCACCATGATAGGGAAAATCCTCTCTATCAACAATTTGATTACCTCTTAGAGATTTTAAAAGAGCATGATGTAACCCTAAGTTTGGGCGACGGTATGAGACCAGGTTGTTTAGTGGATAATACTGATAGACCTCAAATTCAAGAATTAATCACTTTAGGTGAATTAGTGGATAGATGTAGAAATGCAGGCGTTCAGGTGATGGTAGAAGGTCCGGGACACGTGCCATACAACAACATAGCTGCAAATATGAAAATACAAAAGACTTTATGTAAAAATGCGCCATTCTACGTATTGGGTCCTTTAGTAACTGATTTAGCAATGGGTTATGACCACATAACTTCCGCAATAGGTGGCACTCTTGCAGCATACAGCGGTGCTAACTTCTTATGCTACGTTACACCTGCAGAACACGTTAGATTGATGAAAGACGAAGATGTTATTGAAGGTTTAATGGCTTCTAAGATAGCGGCTCAAGCCGCAGATGTGGCAAAAGGCAATTCATGCGCATGGGAAAAAGAAGCAGAAATGGCAAAAGCAAGAAAAGAACACGATTGGGAAAAACAGTTTGAATTATCTTTAGATTCTGAAAAACCAAGAAAAATGAGGGAAGAAATACCTTCAAAAGAAGAAAAAGCTTGCAGTGTTTGCGGGGATTACTGCGCTTTATTAATGGTTGAAGAATTGGGTAAAAGATAACTTATAATTTTAAAATTATTATTTTTTATATTATTTTTTTATTATTTTTATACATTTTAATTTACTATTATCTTATTGAGTTTCAATATCGCAAACTTTACAGAAATTCTTTAAAATTACATCTCCGTATTCGGTATGTGATACTTCAGGGTGGAATTGTACGCCATAAATTGGTTTTGAAACGTGTTTCACAGCTTCAACTTCGCAAATAGCTGAGTTAGCTAATATTTCAAAGCATTCTGGAACTTCTTTTACTTCATCCATATGTGAAGCCCATGCGGTGAATTCTGAAGGAACTCCTTCAAATAAATCGTCATGATTTTTAACTTTTATTGTTACACTAGAATATTCTTCGCTTTCTGCTCTCGAAACCTTGCCCCCGTAAGCTTCGCAAGTCAATTGGTGACCTAGGCAAATTCCTAATATTGGTAATTTTGAGTTTAAAGCAATATCTTTACAGTTTGTAGCTTTTTCTATATCTGGACCGCCACTTAAGATAATTCCCTTAATACTTTCGTCAGATTCTATTTCTGAAAGGGTTGTACTATTGGTTATGATTTTTGATTTTACACCAATGTATTTTAAACTTCTTTGAATTCTGTGAACGTATTGTCCGCCATTATTTAAAATAACTATCATATTTACACCTTTAATTAATATATCTATATTATCTCTATAATATAATTTATAACGGTTTTAAACTTAGATTTATAATTTTAAAATAGATTATTAGTTTTGAAAGTTTTAATTACAATTTTGATTATTTTACTATACTGTTTTAAGTATAAAATATTTTTCATGGTAAAAAAATTGAAAATAATATAGTAATATGGTAGTATGCTAAATTTATTTTGTCGTTACTTCTATTTTATCTTCCGTAATATAGATAGTATGCTCACACTGTGATACCATACCATGCTCTTTTTCAACTAAGGTAGGATATGCGTATAAACAACCTGCGTTAACCAAAGCTTTTAATCCCATTTTATATTTGGGATTTAATTTAGCAATATCTCTTTCGGAAAATGGTAAATGGCAGAATTTACTTTCAATAACTTTTAAGATATTTCTAGCAGAAGGTAACCTTAAAGGTCTTGAAACTATGTATTTATAGATGTATTTATCTGTTCCATCAGTAATAGCCCCGTATCCATCTGTAGCAAATGGTTCAATGGCCACTAAATCTCCAACATCTATAGTATCCTTAGTTTTCTCATAAACATTAGGGATGCTAACGCCAGAATGTAACACATTTTGGTGCATAACGTGTCCAGAAAGGTTTGAAACGGGTTTTAAATCGTAACTTTCTATAACTTCGCTAATTATCTTACCCATATCTCCAACGTTCATAGGTAATTCAATAGAATTTATAACGGTTTTTAATGCGTCTTCTGAAGCCTTTTTTAAGTCGGAATAACTATTTGATAAGTCAACGGTAAGAGCAGTATCTGCGATAAAACCATCAATATGTGCACCCAAATCTAATTTTATAACATCATTTTCTTCAAATACTGATTCATCGCCCGTAAATGGTGTATAGTGTGCTGCAATATCGTTCTTGGATAGATTACAAGGGAAAGCAACCTCTGCACCTAATTCTCTTATCCTATTTTCAACAAACTCTGCTATATCGTATAATTTCACACCGGGCTTTATCATTTTTTGAGCTTCGCCCCTCACTTTAGATGCAATTTCCCCAGCTTCCATAATTTTTTGATATTCTAACTCTTCATTATTCTCCATTTTATCCCTTATTTGTAAATTTTATTTTTAGTTTTATAATTGGTACCAATTTATCATTCATTATTCATTATTCATTATTACTGATTATTGGTTATTTTTTATATTATTTTATGTTCCATTTTATAATTTACAATTTATTACCTTATTGTCCAGCTTTTTTAACAACAATCGATAATATATCCCCATCGCCCAATACGTGGTCTAATCCTACTCTCTGACCAGGGTGCTTTGCTGAAGGTCCCCAAACTTGTGCATATCTGAAATTTTTAACAAAATCTCTGTGTAATTTATTACAAACATCCCTTACTGTCGAATTCTTTAGAATAATTAATGGGTCTTTCATATCTGCCTTTTTACCCTGTGGTTTTAAGTATAACTTAATAAATCCAAGTGTTTCAAATATTTTATCTTTTAATTCTTCTAAATTTATTTCTTTGTGTCCTGAAACAAATACGTGAGGTCTGTCATGCACTGCTCCTTCCATAATATCTAAGCTTTCCTGGTCTGCAAGGTCAATTTTGTTTATAATAACAAGCGTAGGAATGTATGACCTATTCCCCATAACTGAATCGATTAATTGGTCAGCATCGACATCATCTCTAATTACGATATCTGCATTATGTATTTTATATTCTCCAAGTATCGCAACAACTGTATCTTCATCTATTTTAGACAATGGGAGAGTAGTATTTACGGCAACTCCTCCTCTATCTCTTTTTGCAATTTTAACTTCAGGAGGTATTTGGTCTAATCTAATACCTACGTTTGACAATTCTCTTTCGATAACAGGGATGTGTTCGGGGGAAAATACATCCACAATAACCATTATCAAATCTACGTTCCTAACTGCTGCTAAAACTTCGCTACCTCTACCTCTACCAAAAGAAGCACCCGATATGATACCTGGAGCATCCAATACTTGTATTTTAGCACCTTTGTGCTCCATAAGCCCAGGAATTATCGTAAGGGTGGTAAATGCGTAAGCACCCACTTCGGAATTGGCATTGGTTAATTTGTTTAATAGTGTAGATTTACCAACTGATGGGAAACCTACAAAAGCTACTGTAGCATCTCCTGTTTTTCTTATAGCATATGCAGGTCCTGAAGAACCACCAGAACCTGAGGGATTTTGCGATTCTTCTCTTAATTTTGCCAATTTTGATTTTAATTTTCCAATATGCTTTTGAGTAGCTTTGTTATATTGCGTATTTTTAATTTCTTCTTCTAATTTTCTAATATCTTCCTGAACTCCCATTATTTCACCAGGGTATGAGCCTATATTTAAAAATTACTGTATTTGAGTTAATATGTTAGCTTTTTTAAAATAGTATAATATTCGGGTTATATTATGTTTATATTTTATACATCGAAATATGATAACTACTTTTATTCAAACGCAATAATTTTTTAAATTCAACTATTTCATTTATTTAATTTTTTAAAGCATATTACGGCTGTTTTTAATATTAAAATTTTTTTTAAGTTTAAAATCTACAAAAGGGATTGCTATATCTCTTAATTGGGATTTATCCTTACATAATGTACGATATATTAATTTATCTTAGTTTAAAATATATTTTCTATTATTATTCTTTTAATTCTGTTTAAATTATATATAAAAGTATCTTATAAATTTAAAAAAGTAGTGTGCTATTTAAAAAAGTAGCACATTTATATTTTTGATTTTTTGAAGCTAAAACCATTTTCTTAATTTTCAAAATCGCCAATGATGTGCACCATTTCTTTGACTTTGGGGTTTACAATATAGTAGTGGTTCCAAGTGCCTTCTTTTCTTGCTTTAATCAATCCTGATTTTTTCAAGATGTTTAAGTGGTGGGAGATTGTAGGTTGAGGTTTACCTAATTCGTCAATAATTTTACAAACACACATACTTTCGTTTTCGTTTAATAATCTTAAAATCATTAATCTTGTAGGGTCTGCAAATGCTTTAAATGTTTCTGCCATGTGTTCGTAACCTTGTTCACTCATCATAGTTATCACCGTTATATACTTACTTAGTAGACTGTTTCTGTATTTTAATTCTTTT
It contains:
- the thiC gene encoding phosphomethylpyrimidine synthase gives rise to the protein MTQMTEAIKSNVTEEMKYVAEQENMDINQLRKLIAKGYVVIPKNINRDTKPVGIGEGLSTKVNVNLGTSPDCIDIDSELRKVAISNKYGADAIMDLSTGGNLPEIRKEIMSNTNLPIGTVPIYEVGVDAKNKYGKVVDMDEDLIFNVIERQAKEGVDFMTLHCGITKQSVQALKNDERVMGVVSRGGAFLTAYIMHHDRENPLYQQFDYLLEILKEHDVTLSLGDGMRPGCLVDNTDRPQIQELITLGELVDRCRNAGVQVMVEGPGHVPYNNIAANMKIQKTLCKNAPFYVLGPLVTDLAMGYDHITSAIGGTLAAYSGANFLCYVTPAEHVRLMKDEDVIEGLMASKIAAQAADVAKGNSCAWEKEAEMAKARKEHDWEKQFELSLDSEKPRKMREEIPSKEEKACSVCGDYCALLMVEELGKR
- a CDS encoding GMP synthase subunit A, whose product is MIVILNNGGQYVHRIQRSLKYIGVKSKIITNSTTLSEIESDESIKGIILSGGPDIEKATNCKDIALNSKLPILGICLGHQLTCEAYGGKVSRAESEEYSSVTIKVKNHDDLFEGVPSEFTAWASHMDEVKEVPECFEILANSAICEVEAVKHVSKPIYGVQFHPEVSHTEYGDVILKNFCKVCDIETQ
- the map gene encoding type II methionyl aminopeptidase; protein product: MENNEELEYQKIMEAGEIASKVRGEAQKMIKPGVKLYDIAEFVENRIRELGAEVAFPCNLSKNDIAAHYTPFTGDESVFEENDVIKLDLGAHIDGFIADTALTVDLSNSYSDLKKASEDALKTVINSIELPMNVGDMGKIISEVIESYDLKPVSNLSGHVMHQNVLHSGVSIPNVYEKTKDTIDVGDLVAIEPFATDGYGAITDGTDKYIYKYIVSRPLRLPSARNILKVIESKFCHLPFSERDIAKLNPKYKMGLKALVNAGCLYAYPTLVEKEHGMVSQCEHTIYITEDKIEVTTK
- a CDS encoding OBG GTPase family GTP-binding protein, with protein sequence MGVQEDIRKLEEEIKNTQYNKATQKHIGKLKSKLAKLREESQNPSGSGGSSGPAYAIRKTGDATVAFVGFPSVGKSTLLNKLTNANSEVGAYAFTTLTIIPGLMEHKGAKIQVLDAPGIISGASFGRGRGSEVLAAVRNVDLIMVIVDVFSPEHIPVIERELSNVGIRLDQIPPEVKIAKRDRGGVAVNTTLPLSKIDEDTVVAILGEYKIHNADIVIRDDVDADQLIDSVMGNRSYIPTLVIINKIDLADQESLDIMEGAVHDRPHVFVSGHKEINLEELKDKIFETLGFIKLYLKPQGKKADMKDPLIILKNSTVRDVCNKLHRDFVKNFRYAQVWGPSAKHPGQRVGLDHVLGDGDILSIVVKKAGQ
- a CDS encoding ArsR/SmtB family transcription factor, encoding MMSEQGYEHMAETFKAFADPTRLMILRLLNENESMCVCKIIDELGKPQPTISHHLNILKKSGLIKARKEGTWNHYYIVNPKVKEMVHIIGDFEN